A single genomic interval of Bacteroidota bacterium harbors:
- a CDS encoding IS3 family transposase — MLQPFLIEHQIKMGRDALFDMLAANYLLVRKRKRRIQTTNSSHWLRKYPNLIRAFVPKAPNQLWVSDLTYWKISSGEHLYISFITDAYSHKIVGYQVAETMDAIESIQALKMALSTLTTDTHLNLIHHSDRGIQYCSYAYVKLLQDNGIKISMTENGDPLENAVAERINGIIKGEYLETYNIDNIKDAKALLINVVDLYNNERPHMSISNFTPNCIHHSLNNIKTDRLWKNYYRKKTIIVNQEQD, encoded by the coding sequence ATGCTACAACCATTTCTAATAGAACATCAAATAAAAATGGGTAGAGATGCATTATTCGATATGCTTGCGGCAAATTATTTATTGGTAAGAAAACGGAAGCGACGAATACAAACTACCAACTCATCTCACTGGTTGAGAAAGTATCCCAACCTCATTCGTGCCTTTGTTCCCAAAGCACCAAATCAGCTTTGGGTAAGCGACCTTACCTACTGGAAAATAAGTTCAGGGGAACATCTTTACATTAGTTTTATTACAGATGCTTACTCACATAAAATTGTAGGTTATCAGGTAGCTGAAACAATGGATGCCATTGAAAGTATACAAGCCTTAAAAATGGCACTCTCTACATTGACGACTGATACCCACTTAAATCTCATCCATCACAGTGATAGAGGGATACAGTATTGCAGCTACGCTTATGTAAAGCTATTGCAGGACAACGGTATAAAAATAAGCATGACTGAAAATGGTGATCCATTAGAAAATGCCGTTGCTGAACGAATAAATGGAATCATCAAGGGGGAATACTTAGAAACCTACAACATAGATAACATAAAGGATGCAAAGGCTTTGCTTATTAATGTTGTAGACCTTTACAACAATGAAAGACCGCACATGAGCATCAGTAACTTCACACCAAACTGTATTCATCATTCATTAAATAATATTAAAACAGATAGATTATGGAAGAATTATTACCGAAAAAAAACTATAATTGTAAATCAGGAGCAGGACTAA
- a CDS encoding DUF3024 domain-containing protein, with amino-acid sequence MPITPIQTLEIIEVMENFLSRIRPPEDIRDKLDIGYTIDNQSIIIFEIRPQWNKPEVIQEHPFAKTTFIKAKNCWKVFWMRANSNWHPYSPQSKVESLPEFIQLVEDDKHHCFRG; translated from the coding sequence ATGCCAATCACCCCTATACAAACCCTGGAAATCATAGAAGTAATGGAAAATTTTTTATCGAGAATAAGGCCGCCGGAAGATATTAGAGACAAATTAGATATCGGTTATACAATTGATAACCAAAGCATTATTATTTTTGAAATAAGGCCACAGTGGAATAAACCCGAAGTAATACAAGAACACCCTTTTGCCAAAACCACATTTATAAAAGCAAAAAATTGCTGGAAAGTATTTTGGATGAGAGCAAACTCAAATTGGCATCCTTATTCGCCCCAGTCAAAAGTGGAAAGTCTGCCGGAATTTATTCAATTGGTTGAAGATGATAAGCATCATTGCTTTAGGGGCTGA
- a CDS encoding T9SS type A sorting domain-containing protein, whose protein sequence is MKKLSGFFVLICSFCGLQSQTNIYHKFLTEGAAWSELFITYTFEYDSITYIQHEGIFGDSVIDGKLYYRMGSFLMREDTINKKVYAQELGLGWPDTLLYDFNLNIGESAAHCAEFSVGNLFPDAVVTNIDSVLIGTYRKRWEINAPLIENGDSITYWIEGIGSDNGIYNPFSSWYWPDIRRLVCYSENENVLYSDLEFWYDCSEVFEDTSDQIFDNAFENSIIVKPNPANKYLQISLESNRALNHYEFAVFNIAKQLVLKDSISGPNFTLDCSNFQEGLYFLLLFDGDKTYCNKFIVTH, encoded by the coding sequence ATGAAAAAACTATCCGGCTTTTTCGTATTAATTTGCTCCTTTTGCGGGCTGCAATCACAAACAAATATATACCATAAATTCCTTACAGAAGGTGCAGCATGGAGTGAACTGTTTATTACCTACACTTTTGAATATGACAGCATAACTTATATTCAACATGAAGGCATATTCGGAGATAGTGTAATTGATGGAAAGTTATATTATAGAATGGGTTCATTTTTGATGAGGGAGGATACAATTAATAAAAAAGTTTATGCGCAGGAATTAGGTTTAGGATGGCCCGACACACTGCTTTATGATTTTAATTTAAATATTGGCGAATCTGCCGCACATTGCGCAGAGTTTTCAGTTGGAAATTTATTCCCCGATGCGGTGGTTACAAATATCGACTCGGTTTTAATTGGAACCTATAGAAAAAGATGGGAGATAAATGCTCCCCTTATTGAGAATGGTGATTCAATTACTTACTGGATAGAAGGGATAGGAAGCGACAATGGTATATACAACCCTTTTAGCTCATGGTATTGGCCGGATATTAGAAGGCTGGTTTGTTACTCAGAAAATGAAAATGTCTTATATTCTGATCTTGAATTTTGGTATGACTGTTCAGAAGTTTTTGAAGACACATCGGATCAAATATTTGATAATGCATTTGAAAATTCGATTATTGTAAAACCGAACCCGGCTAACAAGTACCTTCAAATATCATTAGAATCAAACCGCGCACTAAACCACTATGAATTCGCTGTCTTTAACATTGCGAAGCAGCTAGTTTTAAAAGATTCCATTAGCGGTCCTAATTTCACTTTAGATTGCTCTAATTTTCAAGAAGGATTGTATTTTCTTCTCTTATTTGACGGAGACAAAACGTATTGTAATAAGTTTATTGTAACGCATTAA
- a CDS encoding HigA family addiction module antidote protein yields MKRLKNIHPGKILSEKFLIPLEISAYRLSKEIAIPQTRISEIIKGNRRITADTALRLSKFFGNSAKFWLGLQNDFDIENELREKEKMIKRIKRFDGKAA; encoded by the coding sequence ATGAAACGCTTAAAAAATATTCACCCTGGAAAAATCTTATCAGAGAAATTTTTAATTCCTCTAGAAATATCTGCTTACCGACTTTCGAAAGAAATTGCCATACCGCAAACACGCATTTCTGAAATTATAAAAGGCAATCGTAGAATTACAGCCGACACTGCATTGCGCCTCTCCAAATTTTTCGGCAACTCTGCAAAATTTTGGTTGGGGCTACAAAATGATTTTGACATTGAAAATGAGTTGAGGGAGAAGGAGAAGATGATTAAAAGGATAAAGCGGTTTGATGGGAAGGCTGCGTGA
- a CDS encoding T9SS type A sorting domain-containing protein, whose amino-acid sequence MKMPSVANFTTIYGLTPCTNYEFRVTVKCVNAGENYTTEWVPFSTPCRMGTSTANMLEVYPNPASDKIQLNYFTSEAGAVSINVVDVTGKVYITKTSTAVNGNNTFTIGLDALESGVYFVQIKMVKNRLSINLS is encoded by the coding sequence ATGAAAATGCCTTCTGTTGCTAATTTCACAACAATATATGGTTTAACACCATGCACAAATTACGAATTTAGAGTTACTGTAAAATGTGTGAATGCTGGTGAAAATTATACAACTGAATGGGTTCCATTTAGCACACCATGCAGAATGGGTACTTCTACAGCTAATATGCTTGAAGTTTATCCTAATCCTGCAAGTGATAAAATACAATTAAATTATTTCACTAGTGAAGCAGGTGCAGTTTCAATTAATGTGGTTGATGTTACAGGTAAAGTTTATATTACCAAAACTTCAACAGCAGTTAATGGAAATAATACTTTCACAATTGGCTTAGATGCACTTGAAAGTGGTGTATACTTTGTTCAGATTAAAATGGTGAAAAACAGGTTATCGATAAATTTATCGTAA